The genomic window AAGCACACGACATAGAGACCAGGCTCAACGAGGTTGAGAAACTGCTCGAGACAGTCATCAGCATGCCGTGTAAGGTGAGTGAGGCATCTAGGTGGGGCAGGAAGGCCAGAGTGTCCCATCACCAACCAGACTTAAAGACAGGTCCCTGCATCTCACCCAGCATATCATTCCCACTAGGCGTCCCGGCAGACAATCAAGGGAAGGAAGGCATCTGTGAGCTCTACCAGGTTCTTTCGAATCCTgaggtgtgaagcaggaggagacaggacttctctggaAGCAGCCAggagccctttctttctttcctcacctCAGACTTGCTCTCCTGTTAGGTTTAGAACGGGCACcaggaagccaaggacagtgtCTGCATCTTTGGCAGCCGCAGTGTTCAGTTCTGTCTCCTTGGAACTCACGCACTGAGTCTGTGAGGTTGATGTGAAGAACTAAGAATCTGTCTGAAGGGTCAGGCAGAACTCCTTAGCTCCTAAAGGTTCTACTTTCCCAAAGGGAAAATGGTGGAAGTAGAAGCAACCAAGCTGATAGTACAGGAGGGAGCTGTGGtctgggaagtccttctgtatgtgtttgtttgtattggttaatgaataaagaaactgtagtgggcctgcacagggcagaatatagttaggcgaggaaaactaaactgaatgctgggagaaaggaggtggattcagggagatgctatgtagctgctgcTGGGGACAAGCCAGAACCTTGCccaatgggttaaattaagatgtaagagttagccaataagaagctatagctaatagaccaagtagtgatttaattaatactgtttctgtgtggttatttccagtctgagcagcagggaacgaacaagcagcctcctacaacagagcTGGGTATAATCCACCAGCTATGTGCAAAGCATTCCCCAGAGCCACCCACCCTAGCCAGAGGCTCGCCTGTTAGCCACTTGTAAACAAGAAACTACAGTGGTCCACTTACTGGGCACAGGCCATCAACCAGCCCCTGCACAGGCCCGGGATTGCCTTCTGAGCATCATATCAGTTGGGATTACCTCTGTGCACAAAccccaccccagcacacacacgggACCTGCTGTGGAGAGCTTTTCATCTTTAGTAATGACTGTGTTTGTCCCCAGTATTCTAGGTCAGAGGTTGTTCTCACCTTCTTTGAAAGATCGCCTCTGGATCAGGTGTTAAAAAATGATAATGTCCATAAAATTCAACCCAGCTTTCAAAGTCCTGTCAAAATATCAGGTAAGAGCCGCAATAAAGGCGTGGGAGAACTGCTCTGGGTGGCTGTGGTGGTTGCAAGGTCTTTCCAGTGTGGCATTTTGGTGGGCGGGCTCAGCCTCCCCCTTGGGAAGAACAGAGGACATTTGGTGAGATGCTCAAAGCCACCTGTGAGAGGGGTAAGGAAAGGAGGGACAGAGTGACGGTGCAGTGGTGTCTTTACCACACAGGGATGGCAATGCCAGCTGTGTGCAGGGATGAACTGGATGGGTGGGTTCTAGGACCTGGGGTGGGAGAGGTCTCCTAGATATGGCTGAGTGTACAGGGTGGGTGGTCCATCTGGGCTGTTTGGTCTCTGATCTTAAAGGACTGTGGACGGTGTGAGGGCCAGGGGCCCCTTGGTAACTGGGACCTAACCTCTAAACCTTCTTTCCAGCTGATCGCAAGAGGTGAGGCTGTTTGTCCAGGTTGATGTCTGTCCTACAGGCTCCACAGGCTCTGAAGTCTCACTGGCTGTCCAATGGGGCTCTGATTGCCTACCGTGGTGCATGGACAAGCTTCTGCTCTTGAGTCTGAGTGGGAACAGTGCAGAGTCCTAGGCCTGTGTGTTGTACCATTTCATCATTTGGGGCAAATGGGAAAGAGAACAGAAGAACCCTTAAAGGGGTGGGACACGGCTTCAAGATGACCTGGAGGCATCGCAGTTGAGGGGACAGATGAGTTTCAGGCGCTGCCTCTGGAGGAGTCCCCTGTCCCCATCCTGCTTTATTTTATCATGTAATGATCATATCATGATATAATGATTACATcaccatgtgtttgttctgtaagactgaaaataatggggtGGAATTAAAGGGATGAATGCAGATGCCACCTGGGGctttaagtttgtttttatgtgttttttcaaGGACTGGTGAGTTGTCCTTGCTACTGTGTGAGAACTCGCTAGTGACCTTTGCTTATGGCAGAGGTGCAGCATCCAAGCCTACAAGGGCAGGGATCTTGTCCTTCTTGTGCACCTTGAGACAGCAGACCACGTGAGATGTTATGCCTGGCTCCGGAGACTCTGCAAAACGAGCTGCTGCCTCAGAAATGACCAGGCATGGGAGGGACAATGAGTAGGAAGAAATGAGGCAGGGGGGTTGGGAATCTGCCCCTTAGGCACTGGTGGACCTGAATGGAAAGTGTTGGCTGGGCACTGGTTTGGGAACCCTGGCTTGGCAAGAAGGGAATTTGTAAATGACCTGTAGCTAAAAGTCTTGGTGCaaggtatggtgtgtgtgtgtgtgtgtgtgtgtgtgtgtgtgtgtgtgtgtgtgtgtgtgtgtgcacctgtggtgTGGGGTTGTTGCTATGTGAGGCGGCAGTCTGGGGGATAGCTTCCTGCTAAGTGAACTGTTTGGAATTCTTCTATGGGTTTCTTCCACTCCTGAGGCTCTCTACCCTTCAGTATTCCTAGCCTTCCTATTTGGCTCCCAGAACAACCAGGCCTCCCTCGAGCCGGAGTTTCCTAATATGAACTGGAGGGCATGAATCTTACCTGGAGTGTCTGCAACGGGCAGCATCTGTCAGCTCCAGTCTCCAGTGAGGGAGCAGACACATTCAACACGCTGCAAAGGCTTCCACattgatttccttttttaatgacttttttatatgtgtaaaaatttgacctacatatatgtctatgcaccacatgcataaggtacttatggaggccagaagagggcactgaatcccttggaactggaattatgggtagttatgagtcatcatgtgggtgctgggactcgaaccaggtcctctgcaagagcaacagttgCTCTTAACTGCAGCTgatccatctgtctcttcagtgccttctccccactccccttacCCGCAACCACTGATTTCTATTGAAGTTTTTTGTTCAGAAGCACTGGCATCTTCTTGAGGAAACTGAACTGTTCCCTTGTGGGCACTTTAGGTTTTTCAGTGCCTTTATGGACGGGTGTGTTCTGGGGGTGTGGCTCTCAGAAGGAGGCCCAGAGTCTGAGGAGTTCTGGCTTCCCAGGAACCCATGACCTTGACTCTATCTCTCCAGAGTTCACCCCATGTGCTTACAGGAGGACCCCCAAACTGTTTTTAGTGCTTTTCTCAAAGCCTCACCGGCAGAAGCAAGCCCAGCTTTCTCGTCATCTCAGACAGATTAAAGTCTGACTGGCAGATGAATTTTAATCTTATTGCGTCATCTCCACACCCTGAGTCTCCTCCTCTGGACTATGGTCATTATTTGTACTTGTGACCCTCAAAAGTCATCAGGCAAGCTCTGCCCATCCATGGCCATTCTCGTCAATTCTATCCATTTAGGAAATAAAAGTTGATGGTCAAGACGTCCCCTgacccttcttcccttctcttaaGGGGTTTCTTCATGCATTCTGGCATTTGGGAGGTGGTGGGTGTTATGGAGTTGGAACAGATCCCGCCCCCCTCTCTTGGGATGGTGATTTACTGAGCCAGGACCCTGAGCCTCCAGACTTTTCTCTTTGAATGTTGAGGCTGTAGGTAGTGAGGGCTCCACCAGATGGCACTAGATATTGGTTgtgttgaaaaaatatttttaatattctgggTCCTCCTCAAAGATGACCACTCAGACTTAAGCATTCCTTTCCTATGTTGATTTAAGTGTTTATTAAGCACGAGAGAGCACAGATCTTAAGTGTTCTGCAATGAGGCTGTGACTGCAGCTCCAAGGAAACAGAGGCCTCAGCTCCACCTAGTTAGGGCTGGAAGGACCAATAGATTCCAAAAACATGTGTTGTTCCCATTTAGGGTTTGAAAggaaatacgtgtgtgtgtgtgtgtgtgtgtgtgtgtgtgtgtgtgtgtgttctttaatcTAGTATCTATTCAATGTTAGCATTAATTTTTACTATATGGGGAGAGACATATCAGCAAGTTAATAAAAGGCTATTGTTTATGCTTTTGTTCTGTTgctgaaaaaaactgaaaatataatGCCAGGGAGGACTTAGAAGGGAGGAAAGCTATAGTGTGAATGCTCCCATGACTGACTGAAGGTCTGCAGAAGAAATGGAATCAGAGAATTGATGAGCTGGAGGGGTGGTGGTATAGAATACATGTAAACTCTGCTACAAGTACAAATTAGGAGACTTACTATCATGGCACCATGCATGTGGATTGGAagatgtccaaaaaaaaaaaaatccatcgaTGGAGATAAGATAAGCAGTGGGTGGAAGGAAAATCAGGGTTTGCCCAGTGTTAACAACGTATTCTCTAAGGTATTTGTTAATAGTATTGGATAATGGGCCTATGGATATTGTgtagtacacacatgcacataggcatACCCCATATTTCCACAGGAAAGGGCCGTTAGCAGAAAACAGGTGAAACCCCACTGAAGGGGCTCTTCCCTAGTGACATCCTCGTTCCCTGGATGCGATGAGGGACCCTGCATGAAGTGCTGACAGTAGGGGAGCCGCTGGGGGACATGTCTGAGCCCTGTCTATGTTTTCATGGCTTACCTGGATTACAAAATACAAACATAGGAATACAAGAGTATCTTGAGGTTTGGAGTGTGCCTCAGTGACAGAGCCATTGCCTAGCGTATTTGAGGCCTTGAGTTTGATTCTTTCATCAGGGTTGATGGAGTTAGGGATGTGACTTCAAAAATTAAGCTACTTAGTGACTTTTTTGTTGTGGGTTCTAAACTGACATGCAAGAAATTCATAAAGTTTGTTTGAAAATAGCCTTGGGGCCATGGTGCCCACGCCTAGTGACTCACTCCAGCCAGGCCCACTTCCGGAATGATTCCCAACCTTCCAAAGCAGCATGACCAGCtggggactaagtgttcaaacacacaaacctttgggggtcatttcacattcaaactacaGCTTCACCCTCCCATGAAGACTGGCCCAAGAGTAACCGCCCCTTCAAGCTGTTGTTCAGTGGGTGGACAGTGCCTGGGGAGGGCACCACTGAACAATTCTTAGCAAAGTAGTCACTTTAAACTGATGGCCCCTTCAATTAGATGCGTGTTAGGGTTAGACTGTCTTTGTTGTAAATTTTGAATAATTCCTCAGAAGTCATACTCTTCTCAAGACACTGTTTGTTAAGAGAATGGAggagataaaaatataaactgtCCCAGAATATTTGTTCCAGTTTTAGCTAGCACAGGCATAGGAGGGTCGCGTGTATCTGGCGAGGTTTGGAGCCTGCTGTGGTACCTGTTTTTGTGTCAGTGTTTCTCAGTGAGCCATCCCTCTCCGAGCCAGCCTGGGATGGCTGCATTAAAGGAGTACAGATGCTGTGTGTTGAGAGGCCTGAGGGCTGATGGCTCAGAGTGATGAAGGTGAGGTTGGGGATCCATGAGGGACCAAGAGCTTCTCCGGGATTATCTTTTGTGAAATACTAGTAATTTGAGCAGGATCCCTTTGTGACCTGGGGGCGGGACTCTGAGGGACAGGAGACCAATATGCTTATTGTCCTCAGAGCCCAACTGGCCTTGGGAGCTTTAGATCTCATTTATGTTCCCAAAGGCTCTTTGTCATAGACAGCGGAGGAGTGACTTGTTCCAAATCTATTCTGGAGGGACCAGCATAGACTGTACTTCCTGGACTCTGCAGTATACATTAGACATGTCAATAGCTCCAGGAGTATGTACAGAAGTGACTTGCATGGGTGACATCTATTTGAACTCCCAGGATCCCTCCCCCCGCCCAGATTCCCTTGGCAAAGGGGTGAGAGAAGGAGACCTAGGCTGTCAGTCAGCGGTGTGGAGGCTGCACAGGGGCTGCCTGCACTTCCTCAGACAGACAGATTTGGGTCAGAGTTAATCAGAACAATAAAGAAAGTGGCTCACTGCTGCCTCGCCCTTTGAGTGGGGAGGCTAGGAATCGGAACTCATGTGGGGTTCGCTGGTTTTCAGTCTGACAGCTCATTGGCTAAGCATCTTCCCTTTGTTCTTCATACAAAGAAATATAGCTGGCCCAAGTTCCCAGACCCACCCCTTAGTGGTTTGTAGCGTCTTTCCCaggtggaagagagaggaagaaggcaggggagGAAGCCAGATACTGATAGTGCCCCGCTCACCAGTGTGACTGACTGGGAAGTGCTACAGGAGACTCGGCACACATGTTAGCTCCTTCTGCAGAAAGCCCCATGTCCTTTTCAGCGAGGACTTGGGAAACTGACTGAATGATAATTTTGTGAGAGGAGGAAAccaagttttctttattctttttgggTGGTTCCCTGACTCTCCACATATGGAGAGGAGTTCGCAGAATGGAGCACCGACTGCCtagaaaggttaaaaataaataaacaggaagtaatAATTTCTTCATGGAAAAGCCAATTTCTATACTCAGGAATAAATTAGACCATGGTCAGGTGGAGAGAGGACTAAGATAATCCTTTAGAAACAAAGGCATCTGATGTCCCCTAACCCTTAAGACGGGAGAGATATTCTTGTTGGCTGTGTGtgccaggaggagaggaggggctaAAGGCAGCTGTGTCCCCAGTGTGAGGATACGACCTTGTAAACTAAGCATACCCATTCTCTGGAGTATGTGTTAAATGTGTATTTTAGGGTGAGAGCCTGGCTTGAGAGAACCAACAGAGGTGGTCCTGAGAATGAAGCTCAGCTGCTTAAGAGTCAAGGACCAGAGATGAACAAGTctcacagagagaggaagagtcaAGGCCAAGGTGACACCTAGTCCCTTCTGAAGAGTCAAGGCTGTAGtagataaaagagagagagccaaGCCTTTCTGGGTTTTGCATGGTAAGCTCTCTGCATCTGTGGGTCCAGAATCTGTGGAGTCAACCAAGCGTAAGCCAAAATACTAGGGAAGAATACTATGTCTACCGATCGAGCATAGTCCTTTCTCCTCGGTCATTATAATAGTGATTTACATATCATTTACATTACCAGGTATTATACATGATCTAAAGATGATTTAAAGCCTGGAGGGAGGATGGGTGCAGAGTCCAGAAACTCTTTCCCATTTTGCATTAGAGATTTGAACATCATAAGCTTTACTATTCAAAGAGGGTGTGTCTAGCTAAATGGATGCTTGTTTGCCATGATGGGATCCAGGACATCATGGGATACTAGATAGAATTAGGTAAATCCTTAGAGGTTCTCAAATACAATCTTGGAGGTGTCCCATGGAGAAGAAGAATTTCAAGGCCATGAGGCTGCAGGCTAAGCCTCCAGCTTAGTGACTGCCACCAACCCTTCACTTCAGCCCTTCAGGCATAGGAGAGCCCTTGTAACCTAACAGTTGGTGTAGAAACAGGAAGTCACTTTTATTTGTTGATGTTTCTAAAGAACCCACGTCTGCGAATACGGGAGAAATCTTaatgtatatatacaattttatCAAGCAAAGCCAGCAGGTCGCTCTCATCTGATGCTTAGGATTAACCAGGATGTGGATGTTGCCAACCATGTCTCAGCTAGGGCTGAGGTCAGACAGGTCAGGAAAACTGTGATGTCACACGTCACAGTGATATATAGATCCTGCCTCCAGCTTGAGCCCAGTCCTCTACCCAGTTCCTTTCATCCTCCACTGTAAACCCAGAGGCACAGGCATGTGGGAAGGTGCTCGGAAAGCAAGAGGATCTTCCTTCAGGGAGACGCACACTGCCCCTTTgggcagtctgtctgtctgtctgtctgaaccCTAGAAGGATTCTCCGGGCATTGGGAGGGAGAACTAGGGACAttgggtgatgggggagggggagattgaTGTGAActtcaattctaaagttttatttcacagtttcacacacacgcacacacatgtgctgtatGGTCCCCTCACCCAATATTCTCCCTTGtcaccctctccctcccactcagAACCCCTTCTCTTTACAGTTCCCCCTCCtattttcatgacttttttttaaaatgacacgTTCTATTTAATTAGAGTTGCTGGCATGAGCAAGGGTGGGAGGTTATTTATTGAGCAAGAGCAACTTGACACCTCTGAGGACTATCACTTTTCCTTCCATGGTTCCCATTACTAACTCCCTGCAGTTGATCGGGAAGGGGCGGGACCTTTGGAGTCCCTCTCCCACCCATGACAGGTGTTGATGGATCCAGGCTTGGACAGGTGGCCTCTGTTGTTGTGAGTTCCCGGGTGCAACAGCTGTAGAAGACTGCGTGGCATCGCCCTTCTCCCCTCATCGTCCAACTCTTAcattccttctttcccctctccctgagccttggagaggGTGCTATAGATGTCCTGTTTGGGGACAGGCACTTAGCATCTCTTATTCTGTGATAAATTATGAGTTTGCATTAACATTCACTCACTGCGGAAAGAAACTTCTCTGGCCAAGGCTGAGAGCCGTCAATCTATGATAAGTCCTGAAATTCTAAACCTCAAGTGCTGACCTCTCCTGAATACTTACCTTATTATGGCTTTGGTTTTCAGAAATCATGAGGTCCAATGGATTTTGTTTGGCAAACACAGAGACAATAGTCATTGACCACAGCGTACCCAACGGGAAGGACCAGCTCCTGGACGCGGACTCCACAGAGCATCTGTGAGTACATAGCTTCTGATACGCTTTCATACTCGGAGTTGGAAGCTGGCGGCCTGTGCAGTGCTCTACGGGGAGGAATGGACGCGGCCCATTCCAATACGGACATAGCTGCAGACTGCCAGTTTCGGGGTTCCTATATTAAAAGCGTGCCTCATATTCTGGTGAGAGTTTGCTTAACTGCTCTAGGGAGAGACTAGTCACCCAGTCACGAGACATGAGGGGAGTTTTGAAAACGTTGCAAAGCTCCAGCATCTAGTTCATGCTGGCTCTGAGGTATGAAACCCTATCTTCTGGTCCAGGATCCAGGATACTCATGCCTTTACACTTCCTGGACTAGggctgtggcacacatgtggtctCATACGTTTATGAGTGCTTCATTAGAGCCTTATTCTAGAGAGGAGCCTTGATTTCTGAGAGCTGGACAACCAAAAGCCACTTACTGTTGCCTGCATTCCCCACCTCCGCAATGAGCTTCTCCCCAGAATGTGCTGCAGAGAGCCTGCCACCTAGTGGCCAGCAGGAACAGCCACCTGCAAGCTTGGCTCCTGACAGTCAGCTCCCTGGTGAATCCCTGGGGTAGCAGAGTCCTCAGACAGGGTGAAAGGAGAACTGACTTTGTTTCTGGGTGTCCCTGGGAATTCTGTGGAGGCAGACCTAGGCCCTGTAGCAGCTGGTGGTGTGACAAGGTCTCCAACTGACTCCTCTGCCACGACAGGCCCTGGCCAGCACCTCGTCACACAAAGCTGAAAGAATTCTCTTTTCTTAACACTCATTCAGTGTGCACCATCCCTGACAGTCAGAGGTCTCCAAGGAACTGCATGTGATGGGTGCAGCATCCCGTGGTGTCTTGGCCAGGCATGCCTAGTAGCTAGGCAGGTCAGGGGATTACTCTGTCAACACAGTTTCTCACCACATTCTCAGGCAAGCTTCTAAGATCACACCCTCTGTGAAATTCTTCAGCATTCCCAGTAACTGCTCTAGAACATGCATCAATCTCTTAGAAGTAGGCTGGTGAACCCCCAGAGATTGGAAGGCTGGTGGCACTTGGTGCTCACATGTGGCCCTGGGCTGTGAGTAGGGGCTGCCATTCAGTGGAGTCTCTGCAGAGAGTGTGCTAATTTGACCCAGAAGGAAGGTGGGCACCAGTGAGTGAGCACTGAGGGCGTGATGTGCCTGATGGAGGTGGGACAGGAGAAGCAGCAGGGCCCTTGGCAGTGCTGGTCCCGAGCCATTTTGGCAGTTCCTCAAGCGTCCCTTCTTTCCTCCCGTCTTCAGGACATCCTTTGGTCTGAGGAGGGTGATAGAGGGAGAGCAGGTGGTGGGAAGTTCAGGATGGTGCTGTACACACACAGTGTAAGCTCCCCACATCCACACGATTTTCATCCTCCCGAGCCTGAGTCAGCCTAGATCACACTAGGCTTGGCCACCAGGTAGAGTTTCCCTCCATGACCATAGGAAGCCACCTGTAGTGCCCTTTCCTGGTGTCCTTGCAAGCTCCTGTTCCCTGAGGACATATCGCTGACATCTGCCCATCCCCCTGCTGCTCTCCAAGCTGACATGGGCCTGACACAGAATAGGAGCTGGAATGTCACCACGAAGAAAGAATGAGAGCCCCACTGACCCACTGAAACAAATGGGGACAGTAATTGCAAGGGCACCAAAGCTCAGAAGCTCTTCCTGTGCAATGCCACCTGTGTTTTCTAGTCTGTATATCCAGGGTTCTTCCCTTGTGTCTGCTGCGTGTCTGGGAAGGACCTCATTGATGCCCCTTGTCCCCTTCCACAGAGCCTGGATCCCCCAGTGTCCTTGACTCTAGCTGCGGTCCTGTAAGGTGGCCTTCACCTCTGTCATCTGTTTCAGGTTTGAGAACGGCGGCGAGTTCACCGCAGAGCTGGAGGATGGCGATGACCCGGCAGCTTATGTCACCAACTTGTCCTATTACCACCTGGTTCCATTTGAGACAGACATTTTGGACTGAGCCtctccactgggccatctctgccTCAATCCTTGACTGCATGTCCTCATGCTGTCCACTGTGTGGCCCCAAGGGCCAAAGCTGCTGCTCAGCCTGGGCCTCCCAGGGTCCTGAAGTTCACCAGGCCTGGATGTCCTGAAAGCGGAGGCACAGGGGGCTCTTGATGTCCACAGGCTGTCCCTAGGCTGACTCCAGCGACAGGAGACCACATGTCCTGTAGCTCTGAGAGGCCTTCTACCTGCCCTCAGCCCGCCAGCTTGCCTCTTCTCCTGGGACACACTGTTCCTGCGGGCCATGCttcctcttgttctcattgcctaCTTGAGGGGAGCATTCCGCTTGGTCACATAGTTCTGACTTCCCACGTTTCTCTCATGTGTCAAAAGGCACAAAGCATTCCAAGAGGATTTTTGATAAGTCATCAAGATCTGGACCACAAGAGCAGGGGATATTAAGTGACTCAGGGCTTCCCTGAGatgtgtggcttttgtttgtttgcttcacaTCTCCTCCCTGGAAACGGGGTTTGGGGTCATCTGGAAGGAGTGTTGTTCGCAAAGGGTCAACCCTGAAGGGGAGGGGGCACCGGCTTCAGGGAGGGGAGAGCATGCACCGTAAAGTGCATATGAACCCAGCGTAAAGTTTTCCTCCAGAGAAGAGTTCCGTCTCTGCCAGCACCTGAGTTCTGCCAGGCTATGATACTGTTACCACCACCAAGGGTGCTTGAAGTTCCTCCCCTGGTGCACTCAGTGGCATAATTGCCCTAATGAATCAGGAAGgatgggatgggaggaagggaagcttACAGCTTGGACCACAGGAAGGTCTGGGTCCTGCGAGCTCGCCTCCTCACTGTGTCTACTAACGACCAGCACTTGCTAATGTAAATAATAGTAAATTATTGAAAATTCTAATTCTTTTACAGTCTGTTTataatctattttaattaaataaactcTATTGTTCTACTTTGATTGAGTGGGGTTGTTTGTGTAAAACGATGTGGTTCATTTTGTCCCTTGCCTAGGGACAAAAAAGAAGGCAAAAGCTGAcatccagcccccaccccacctccaccctgagACCTGACCCTAGCACTCACTCTTCCTGACACACTAGTATTTAGGAAATGTGTTCTCTCCCTGGGGAGTGATCTATTCAAACCAGATAATGAACAAACAGCTTGGGGTGGCTTTCATTTTGACTTAGGGGTTTccccttctctgctttcctctttgGCAGTCacaggaagcttctctggtgaccCAGCTACAATACAAATGGTATTTCCGTGAATTTTTCCTTCCAGCTGTGTTCAACTTATAATGCATCCTGCTTTTCACATATGCTACTGAGGGACTGAGTAGTTAGTTATCTTTGTTGTCTTACTGTCAAATTAAGATCAATACAAAAAAAGTTTCCCTTGGTGATTAACATCGACACcaataaaaccaggcatggtacaTATGTCTTCCATCTCTACTTTAGGGTAATAGAAGCAAGAGGACCAGTTTAAGGTCTTCTTTGGCTATATATGGAATTCAGAGACCCCTAtgatacatgagactctgtctcaactcTCTTCTATTACCCCCATCCCAGGAAGAGAAAAAGTGAAGTACAAACAAacaggttttgttgtttgttgttgattGTTTTGAGGCAAGTTCTGACTAGCATGAATTCcttcctcagactcctgagtgctgggattgcagatggaTATTCCTTATAGTGTAAGGTGTGGTTACTGACACTCAGCATCCTCACAAAGGGTATAGGCTGATGGATCTGTGGTAGACAAAGAGCTTGTCCAACACCCAGGAAACCACCGCTGCTGTTTATGGGGGCTGCTATGGTCAGATAGATTCCAATACAGAGAAAAACTCTGACTTGTTAGGTGAAAGATCCCAGTTGTGAGTGTGGGCATAAAGCAAGCACAGGAAACTTGGCCAAGTAAGACAATCATGAGCTTGCAGCCTTgttgtagaaaattattttaaggtgtgccACTTTTGTTTCTGCTacatttaactctg from Microtus pennsylvanicus isolate mMicPen1 chromosome 4, mMicPen1.hap1, whole genome shotgun sequence includes these protein-coding regions:
- the Pxdc1 gene encoding PX domain-containing protein 1, coding for MASAVFEGTSLVNMFVRGCWVNGIRRLIVSRRGDEEEFFEIRTEWSDRSVLYLHRSFADLGRLCKRLRDAFPEDRPELARAPLRQGLLAIKEAHDIETRLNEVEKLLETVISMPCKYSRSEVVLTFFERSPLDQVLKNDNVHKIQPSFQSPVKISEIMRSNGFCLANTETIVIDHSVPNGKDQLLDADSTEHLFENGGEFTAELEDGDDPAAYVTNLSYYHLVPFETDILD